Sequence from the Fragaria vesca subsp. vesca linkage group LG4, FraVesHawaii_1.0, whole genome shotgun sequence genome:
TTTCTCCCTCCGCCACTGGCGTATATTGGTAGTTTCCTCCATTTCCGGCCATACGATTGCTTAGCCGGTGCCTTGTAGGTTAAGAATATGTTATCGGATACGGCCATATACGACAGGAAACAGCCCGATACGCGTCCGATAGACTGATACGTCGAAATACGTATCAGTAAATGAAATGGATTGTGGGGGCAATAATGACTTTTTATCTCGAGTGCGTTATATTTCAATCCGTTAGAGCTGAGACACACGTGGGACCTAGTTAGTTGGGTTAAGACTTAAGAGATGGGTTGAGGATTAACACTCAGTTTTGGTCCGGCTTGATTTTGATAGGGTGTCCCACAATCATCTTTATTAATTGTCGAGAAAATCTTACGTGCAACAGCCATACCGCGTGTCTTGTGTGACCCACCAGTCGCACAGCGACACGTGTTTTCCCACACCTCTTCTTCGTCCTTCCNNNNNNNNNNNNNNNNNNNNNNNNNNNNNNNNNNNNNNNNNNNNNNNNNNNNNNNNNNNNNNNNNNNNNNNNNNNNNNNNNNNNNNNNNNNNNNNNNNNNNNNNNNNNNNNNNNNNNNNNNNNNNNNNNNNNNNNNNNNNNNNNNNNNNNNNNNNNNNNNNNNNNNNNNNNNNNNNNNNNNNNNNNNNNNNNNNNNNNNNNNNNNNNNNNNNNNNNNNNNNNNNNNNNNNNNNNNNNNNNNNNNNNNNNNNNNNNNNNNNNNNNNNNNNNNNNNNNNNNNNNNNNNNNNNNNNNNNNNNNNNNNNNNNNNNNNNNNNNNNNNNNNNNNNNNNNNNNNNNNNNNNNNNNNNNNNNNNNNNNNNNNNNNNNNNNNNNNNNNNNNNNNNNNNNNNNNNAAAAAAAAAAAAAAAAAAAACAACGTGTCGCTGTGTGACTAGTGGGTCGCACAAGACACGTGGCACGGCTGTCGCACGTAAGATTTTCTCTTAATTGCCAATAACAACTTGCACATGTGGGCCATTCATGATTAGCTGCAGACAAGAAATTTCACAATCATAGGTCTTTAATATATGCCGTTTATATTAAAATCATGTGAAATCTGACGGTTTACACTCAATTCTAAGAGATTTATACTTATTTTTCAAACAAAATTGAAAAAATAAAAATAATACTACTATCCTTCATCTTTCACACATTTTACCTATCTATCTCTTCCTTCGCCAAAAGAAATTGAATTCAATCATAAAGTAAAAGATAATTATTATTTATCAATTAAAAAACATTTTTATAAATTGTGAATAGTAATTGGTCCTTAGATTGATCTCATTGTTGTATTGTTGAATCTAAGATCAAGCAATGATTTAAATGAATAATATATTAACTCAGGTTGAAAATTGGTCCAATCCATCCAAAATAGGTGCATTTGCTCTTATGTGTTGCAGGTAAACCATAATTTTCTTCTGCAAAGTAAATTAAAAAGTCATGTAAAATCATTCAATCAAAAAAAAGAAAGTCATCAGACAACACCATGAAAAGACATTAATGCCCCCACGATTAGATTTATTTACGAATACGTATCAGAACGTTTTCCGGCCATACCATCGCATAGCCGGTGCCTTGTAGGTTAAGAATATGTTATCGGATACGACCATATACGCCTCTGATAGACCGATACGCTGAAATATGTATCCGTAAATGAATTGGATTGATTTCAATTAGGGTCTAATTACAACTCAGGTAATGCTAATTTCATTCCTTTTCTACAAGCTCTAATTAGCTACCAGCTATGGGAATATCAATTGCTAGCTAGTATCATTGTGTTTGTTTCTGATTTTGGGCAGACAAAGTCACAAAACTTCTTGGGCAAATGCTAGTTGGAATTTGATGGGTTGATCGACTCTTTGTGCTCTCAGGTTACAAAGAAGAGACTAGGCCATTCTCCCGCGGATGTCAATGCCGGTCTTTCTTCCCCAGATAAGACCCCAGTGTCTAAATTGAAGGAGAATATGAAGCAGTTCCAAGTTTTCTTTGCATATTTCGAGGTAATACCCAATTCTCTAGTTGAGGTTATACTCTCTCTGTAGTTTGTTCAGTGACTTCAGTCTTCTTTCTTGGGACATGAATGTTTCAGGGGATAATGCTCATTGAGATGAGTAAAGAGTGTTATTGATGTTCTTGTTTGTATGACAGGAAAGGTTCCGGTGTTGAAATCTTGTGTCAGCCATTTCCTCATCTAAAATAGGTTGGTACTATCTTAAGATTCTTAGCTTCTTAGATAATAGCTTAACTAAAGTAGTAGAGCTCAAGACTGTAGGCTACATTAAGATTGTAAAGTAGGAAATCTCTACAGTGATTGTCCATCTTCCTCGAGGAAGATACCTTAGTAACTGCAATATGTGCTTACATTATTTGGACCAGAAGATGTCCTTCATCAGTGTTCTCTGATCTGAGGAGATTGAATTGTGTCTGGATACACCAAATCCTTTAAGCCAGAAATGTCCAGGATCTTCTTACTCAGTGTATTTGTCTCGTCTCCTGAACGGCTCATTAGTAGAATCCGATTACACCACTCCAGTGTCTCAGGTGAAAACACTTTCCAGTAAATTGACTGCCTAACCCAAGCTGGTACTGTCAAGTATTTTACTCCTTCGCAGGCACCGTCCACAATTGCTTCCGCAGCTTCTTTGACAGGCAGTACAGGCATTAAGCTCATTTCAGCCTAAACAGGAATCAAAACCAGAAGTTAATGAGTATTGTTGAAATTTTACACAAGTGAGGAATTAAATTAACCCCATTTTGCTCAGTAACCAAAAGAGGTGCTTACATCTCTCAGTTCTTGATCTAATACCAATCGGCCTTCCTTGTTCAGGAACTTTCCTTGAGTCATTTCTGATTCAACTAGCCCTGGAGTCACAAGTGTTATTCCAACTTCATCCCCAGTTTCGACTCTCAAAGTCTCATAAAAGCTTATCACTGCTGTTTTGCTAGCCTGAACCCAATTTAGAATTAGAACTATCAATAAGAGATTTGAGTACTGAGCTTGGTACTGTTCTAACTTACACTATACATGCTTAGACGTGGTGTGCGCAACCATCCAGCAGCAGATGAGATCCCTATAATCCTCCCTTGGCTCTGTTTAAGGTGAGGAATAGCGAAATAAGAGCTGTAAACTGAACCCCAAAAGTTGACGTCCTGTCAAAGAAAGTTGATCACTTATCACAGGTACAGCTTACAAGTTACAAGCATCTGGATTTTCCTCCTCACAATTCCTTGATTTGTAGTCAGTTAACAAAATGTTGAAGGTGTGTGAAAATGAGTGGGAAGAGTAATTACCATGGCTGGTGCTAGTTTAGTAACATCAGGTGTTTCTTCAAACATGCAGATGGGAGCAATCCCAGCATTATTCACTAGGTGATCCACTGCGATCAAGCATAGGTAAACGCGATATATGTGTAAACTGAGAAGATAACAATTGAAAGGAATAGAGCTATTGATAGAGTCTACAAGACTTACAGCGTCCAAAGTGATTCACTGTCGCATCAACAAAGCGCTTACAATCTTCTACCTTGGAAACATCTGCAGGAATGATGAGAACGTCTGGTGAGCCAATCGACACGGCTCTGTTGGCAACTTGTTGGAGTCGATGTTCTCTTCTGGCAACAAGAGCTAGACAAGCACCTCTGCTAGCGTACTCGTATGCCAGATGCTTCAAGAATAATCAAAACCAACAATAGATTATTATATATAAAAGAAAATGGATGAATGGATGATCATGCAAAGATAAGCATATATATTGTTTATGATGGTTCTAGATATGTATACATGTATACCTCGCCTATGCCGGAGGATGCTCCGGTTATGAGTATGACTTTTCCGGCCACGTTTTCGCAAAACAGAGGCCTTATGATCGAAAGGAGGAACTTGAGAAACAGATATGGTGGAAGAAAGAAGAGCAGCAAGGTGAGACCGATGGGAGGAAGCACAATGTTCAGTAGTGTGTTAATGATATCCATAGCTTGTACAGAAATAGAGCAGCTAGAGCAGGAGGTTTACTACGTTTTGCATTTTATTGTTATCCAAAAATGAATTAATCTATAAGAGTAAGAGTTCCGCAACGTAGCAACGTTGCATGGAGAAGAAGCAACACGTATTATAAATTTCGGGGTGAGCTCATCGATCAGCACCGCTTGAAAAAGAACTTGATATATAATTTACTATATACTAAAGCTGGGTTACTGTAGTTAAGGGCCGAGCAGTTACAACTTTGTCCCTTCTTTTTCCTTTTTGACCAGGCTGCCCCTGGCCTTAGTATATAGTGGTTCGAGAGTGCTGCTGCAGTCATTTTTTCCATTTTGTTTCTTCTACGGTCTCTCTCTACCTCTCTTCCGATCTACCTGAAGAAGATGTGCATGCCAAGATCGGCAGTTGCATGTTGTTTTTTTTGGTGATCGAAGATCAGCAACTTATTGATTGTGGATAAACTGAGAGAAAAATGTTGATACATGCAATTATTTTGTGGGCATATGAGTTTCGGATCCTTAAATTTGGTAGATTTCGATTTAGATCGGGTCTTTTTCTCAATCCCCCTCTTCCTTTGCATTCTGGTTTCACGAATTTGGGTAATTTACTTTGTGCATGTCGTGATCATGTTTGCTTTTCTTCGATTTAGGATTTATTTGCTGGGTATTCTGAAAGAGTTTCTTGAGTTTACTTTCAATCTTTGTATGTCAATGATTTGGGGTTTCAATGATGCAGGGGTTTAAGGTGTAATATTGGGTTTGTCATCAGCAAGGACAAGGGAGGTGGTTCTGGGTTTTGGGTTTTTGATGTGAGGAGGAGGAGCATCGGTCATAATCAGGGTTGGAATTTACGCCAAACTTTTCGTCTTCCAGAAATTCAACTTCAGGTGAGTTCCTGATTCAATCAATTGATGTTTCGGCCCTTATCTCTATGAGAAGCTTCTATTTCACTTAGTATTTGTATGTATAGGAATTTCAGTATTTTCAGTATTTGGCTTTGCTATTTCTGTATTTGGGTTCTGAGGAAATTTGGGATGTTTNNNNNNNNNNNNNNNNNNNNNNNNNNNNNNNNNNNNNNNNNNNNNNNNNNNNNNNNNNNNNNNNNNNNNNNNNNNNNNNNNNNNNNNNNNNNNNNNNNNNNNNNNNNNNNNNNNNNNNNNNNNNNNNNNNNNNNNNNNNNNNNNNNNNNNNNNNNNNNNNNNNNNNNNNNNNNNNNNNNNNNNNNNNNNNNNNNNNNNNNNNNNNNNNNNNNNNNNNNNNNNNNNNNNNNNNNNNNNNNNNNNNNNNNNNNNNNNNNNNNNNNNNNNNNNNNNNNNNNNNNNNNNNNNNNNNNNNNNNNNNNNNNNNNNNNNNNNNNNNNNNNNNNNNNNNNNNNNNNNNNNNNNNNNNNNNNNNNNNNNNNNNNNNNNNNNNNNNNNNNNNNNNNNNNNNNNNNNNNNNNNNNNNNNNNNNNNNNNNNNNNNNNNNNNNNNNNNNNNNNNNNNNNNNNNNNNNNNNNNNNNNNNNNNNNNNNNNNNNNNNNNNNNNNNNNNNNNNNNNNNNNNNNNNNNNNNNNNNNNNNNNNNNNNNNNNNNNNNNNNNNNNNNNNNNNNNNNNNNNNNNNNNNNNNNNNNNNNNNNNNNNNNNNNNNNNNNNNNNNNNNNNNNNNNNNNNNNNNNNNNNNNNNNNNNNNNNNNNNNNNNNNNNNNNNNNNNNNNNNNNNNNNNNNNNNNNNNNNNNNNNNNNNNNNNNNNNNNNNNNNNNNNNNNNNNNNNNNNNNNNNNNNNNNNNNNNNNNNNNNNNNNNNNNNNNNNNNNNNNNNNNNNNNNNNNNNNNNNNNNNNNNNNNNNNNNNNNNNNNNNNNNNNNNNNNNNNNNNNNNNNNNNNNNNNNNNNNNNNNNNNNNNNNNNNNNNNNNNNNNNNNNNNNNNNNNNNNNNNNNNNNNNNNNNNNNNNNNNNNNNNNNNNNNNNNNNNNNNNNNNNNNNNNNNNNNNNNNNNNNNNNNNNNNNNNNNNNNNNNNNNNNNNNNNNNNNNNNNNNNNNNNNNNNNNNNNNNNNNNNNNNNNNNNNNNNNNNNNNNNNNNNNNNNNNNNNNNNNNNNNNNNNNNNNNNNNNNNNNNNNNNNNNNNNNNNNNNNNNNNNNNNNNNNNNNNNNNNNNNNNNNNNNNNNNNNNNNNNNNNNNNNNNNNNNNNNNNNNNNNNNNNNNNNNNNNNNNNNNNNNNNNNNNNNNNNNNNNNNNNNNNNNNNNNNNNNNNNNNNNNNNNNNNNNNNNNNNNNNNNNNNNNNNNNNNNNNNNNNNNNNNNNNNNNNNNNNNNNNNNNNNNNNNNNNNNNNNNNNNNNNNNNNNNNNNNNNNNNNNNNNNNNNNNNNNNNNNNNNNNNNNNNNNNNNNNNNNNNNNNNNNNNNNNNNNNNNNNNNNNNNNNNNNNNNNNNNNNNNNNNNNNNNNNNNNNNNNNNNNNNNNNNNNNNNNNNNNNNNNNNNNNNNNNNNNNNNNNNNNNNNNNNNNNNNNNNNNNNNNNNNNNNNNNNNNNNNNNNNNNNNNNNNNNNNNNNNNNNNNNNNNNNNNNNNNNNNNNNNNNNNNNNNNNNNNNNNNNNNNNNNNNNNNNNNNNNNNNNNNNNNNNNNNNNNNNNNNNNNNNNNNNNNNNNNNNNNNNNNNNNNNNNNNNNNNNNNNNNNNNNNNNNNNNNNNNNNNNNNNNNNNNNNNNNNNNNNNNNNNNNNNNNNNNNNNNNNNNNNNNNNNNNNNNNNNNNNNNNNNNNNNNNNNNNNNNNNNNNNNNNNNNNNNNNNNNNNNNNNNNNNNNNNNNNNNNNNNNNNNNNNNNNNNNNNNNNNNNNNNNNNNNNNNNNNNNNNNNNNNNNNNNNNNNNNNNNNNNNNNNNNNNNNNNNNNNNNNNNNNNNNNNNNNNNNNNNNNNNNNNNNNNNNNNNNNNNNNNNNNNNNNNNNNNNNNNNNNNNNNNNNNNNNNNNNNNNNNNNNNNNNNNNNNNNNNNNNNNNNNNNNNNNNNNNNNNNNNNNNNNNNNNNNNNNNNNNNNNNNNNNNNNNNNNNNNNNNNNNNNNNNNNNNNNNNNNNNNNNNNNNNNNNNNNNNNNNNNNNNNNNNNNNNNNNNNNNNNNNNNNNNNNNNNNNNNNNNNNNNNNNNNNNNNNNNNNNNNNNNNNNNNNNNNNNNNNNNNNNNNNNNNNNNNNNNNNNNNNNNNNNNNNNNNNNNNNNNNNNNNNNNNNNNNNNNNNNNNNNNNNNNNNNNNNNNNNNNNNNNNNNNNNNNNNNNNNNNNNNNNNNNNNNNNNNNNNNNNNNNNNNNNNNNNNNNNNNNNNNNNNNNNNNNNNNNNNNNNNNNNNNNNNNNNNNNNNNNNNNNNNNNNNNNNNNNNNNNNNNNNNNNNNNNNNNNNNNNNNNNNNNNNNNNNNNNNNNNNNNNNNNNNNNNNNNNNNNNNNNNNNNNNNNNNNNNNNNNNNNNNNNNNNNNNNNNNNNNNNNNNNNNNNNNNNNNNNNNNNNNNNNNNNNNNNNNNNNNNNNNNNNNNNNNNNNNNNNNNNNNNNNNNNNNNNNNNNNNNNNNNNNNNNNNNNNNNNNNNNNNNNNNNNNNNNNNNNNNNNNNNNNNNNNNNNNNNNNNNNNNNNNNNNNNNNNNNNNNNNNNNNNNNNNNNNNNNNNNNNNNNNNNNNNNNNNNNNNNNNNNNNNNNNNNNNNNNNNNNNNNNNNNNNNNNNNNNNNNNNNNNNNNNNNNNNNNNNNNNNNNNNNNNNNNNNNNNNNNNNNNNNNNNNNNNNNNNNNNNNNNNNNNNNNNNNNNNNNNNNNNNNNNNNNNNNNNNNNNNNNNNNNNNNNNNNNNNNNNNNNNNNNNNNNNNNNNNNNNNNNNNNNNNNNNNNNNNNNNNNNNNNNNNNNNNNNNNNNNNNNNNNNNNNNNNNNNNNNNNNNNNNNNNNNNNNNNNNNNNNNNNNNNNNNNNNNNNNNNNNNNNNNNNNNNNNNNNNNNNNNNNNNNNNNNNNNNNNNNNNNNNNNNNNNNNNNNNNNNNNNNNNNNNNNNNNNNNNNNNNNNNNNNNNNNNNNNNNNNNNNNNNNNNNNNNNNNNNNNNNNNNNNNNNNNNNNNNNNNNNNNNNNNNNNNNNNNNNNNNNNNNNNNNNNNNNNNNNNNNNNNNNNNNNNNNNNNNNNNNNNNNNNNNNNNNNNNNNNNNNNNNNNNNNNNNNNNNNNNNNNNNNNNNNNNNNNNNNNNNNNNNNNNNNNNNNNNNNNNNNNNNNNNNNNNNNNNNNNNNNNNNNNNNNNNNNNNNNNNNNNNNNNNNNNNNNNNNNNNNNNNNNNNNNNNNNNNNNNNNNNNNNNNNNNNNNNNNNNNNNNNNNNNNNNNNNNNNNNNNNNNNNNNNNNNNNNNNNNNNNNNNNNNNNNNNNNNNNNNNNNNNNNNNNNNNNNNNNNNNNNNNNNNNNNNNNNNNNNNNNNNNNNNNNNNNNNNNNNNNNNNNNNNNNNNNNNNNNNNNNNNNNNNNNNNNNNNNNNNNNNNNNNNNNNNNNNNNNNNNNNNNNNNNNNNNNNNNNNNNNNNNNNNNNNNNNNNNNNNNNNNNNNNNNNNNNNNNNNNNNNNNNNNNNNNNNNNNNNNNNNNNNNNNNNNNNNNNNNNNNNNNNNNNNNNNNNNNNNNNNNNNNNNNNNNNNNNNNNNNNNNNNNNNNNNNNNNNNNNNNNNNNNNNNNNNNNNNNNNNNNNNNNNNNNNNNNNNNNNNNNNNNNNNNNNNNNNNNNNNNNNNNNNNNNNNNNNNNNNNNNNNNNNNNNNNNNNNNNNNNNNNNNNNNNNNNNNNNNNNNNNNNNNNNNNNNNNNNNNNNNNNNNNNNNNNNNNNNNNNNNNNNNNNNNNNNNNNNNNNNNNNNNNNNNNNNNNNNNNNNNNNNNNNNNNNNNNNNNNNNNNNNNNNNNNNNNNNNNNNNNNNNNNNNNNNNNNNNNNNNNNNNNNNNNNNNNNNNNNNNNNNNNNNNNNNNNNNNNNNNNNNNNNNNNNNNNNNNNNNNNNNNNNNNNNNNNNNNNNNNNNNNNNNNNNNNNNNNNNNNNNNNNNNNNNNNNNNNNNNNNNNNNNNNNNNNNNNNNNNNNNNNNNNNNNNNNNNNNNNNNNNNNNNNNNNNNNNNNNNNNNNNNNNNNNNNNNNNNNNNNNNNNNNNNNNNNNNNNNNNNNNNNNNNNNNNNNNNNNNNNNNNNNNNNNNNNNNNNNNNNNNNNNNNNNNNNNNNNNNNNNNNNNNNNNNNNNNNNNNNNNNNNNNNNNNNNNNNNNNNNNNNNNNNNNNNNNNNNNNNNNNNNNNNNNNNNNNNNNNNNNNNNNNNNNNNNNNNNNNNNNNNNNNNNNNNNNNNNNNNNNNNNNNNNNNNNNNNNNNNNNNNNNNNNNNNNNNNNNNNNNNNNNNNNNNNNNNNNNNNNNNNNNNNNNNNNNNNNNNNNNNNNNNNNNNNNNNNNNNNNNNNNNNNNNNNNNNNNNNNNNNNNNNNNNNNNNNNNNNNNNNNNNNNNNNNNNNNNNNNNNNNNNNNNNNNNNNNNNNNNNNNNNNNNNNNNNNNNNNNNNNNNNNNNNNNNNNNNNNNNNNNNNNNNNNNNNNNNNNNNNNNNNNNNNNNNNNNNNNNNNNNNNNNNNNNNNNNNNNNNNNNNNNNNNNNNNNNNNNNNNNNNNNNNNNNNNNNNNNNNNNNNNNNNNNNNNNNNNNNNNNNNNNNNNNNNNNNNNNNNNNNNNNNNNNNNNNNNNNNNNNNNNNNNNNNNNNNNNNNNNNNNNNNNNNNNNNNNNNNNNNNNNNNNNNNNNNNNNNNNNNNNNNNNNNNNNNNNNNNNNNNNNNNNNNNNNNNNNNNNNNNNNNNNNNNNNNNNNNNNNNNNNNNNNNNNNNNNNNNNNNNNNNNNNNNNNNNNNNNNNNNNNNNNNNNNNNNNNNNNNNNNNNNNNNNNNNNNNNNNNNNNNNNNNNNNNNNNNNNNNNNNNNNNNNNNNNNNNNNNNNNNNNNNNNNNNNNNNNNNNNNNNNNNNNNNNNNNNNNNNNNNNNNNNNNNNNNNNNNNNNNNNNNNNNNNNNNNNNNNNNNNNNNNNNNNNNNNNNNNNNNNNNNNNNNNNNNNNNNNNNNNNNNNNNNNNNNNNNNNNNNNNNNNNNNNNNNNNNNNNNNNNNNNNNNNNNNNNNNNNNNNNNNNNNNNNNNNNNNNNNNNNNNNNNNNNNNNNNNNNNNNNNNNNNNNNNNNNNNNNNNNNNNNNNNNNNNNNNNNNNNNNNNNNNNNNNNNNNNNNNNNNNNNNNNNNNNNNNNNNNNNNNNNNNNNNNNNNNNNNNNNNNNNNNNNNNNNNNNNNNNNNNNNNNNNNNNNNNNNNNNNNNNNNNNNNNNNNNNNNNNNNNNNNNNNNNNNNNNNNNNNNNNNNNNNNNNNNNNNNNNNNNNNNNNNNNNNNNNNNNNNNNNNNNNNNNNNNNNNNNNNNNNNNNNNNNNNNNNNNNNNNNNNNNNNNNNNNNNNNNNNNNNNNNNNNNNNNNNNNNNNNNNNNNNNNNNNNNNNNNNNNNNNNNNNNNNNNNNNNNNNNNNNNNNNNNNNNNNNNNNNNNNNNNNNNNNNNNNNNNNNNNNNNNNNNNNNNNNNNNNNNNNNNNNNNNNNNNNNNNNNNNNNNNNNNNNNNNNNNNNNNNNNNNNNNNNNNNNNNNNNNNNNNNNNNNNNNNNNNNNNNNNNNNNNNNNNNNNNNNNNNNNNNNNNNNNNNNNNNNNNNNNNNNNNNNNNNNNNNNNNNNNNNNNNNNNNNNNNNNNNNNNNNNN
This genomic interval carries:
- the LOC101296282 gene encoding hydroxysteroid 11-beta-dehydrogenase 1-like protein-like, whose amino-acid sequence is MDIINTLLNIVLPPIGLTLLLFFLPPYLFLKFLLSIIRPLFCENVAGKVILITGASSGIGEHLAYEYASRGACLALVARREHRLQQVANRAVSIGSPDVLIIPADVSKVEDCKRFVDATVNHFGRLDHLVNNAGIAPICMFEETPDVTKLAPAMDVNFWGSVYSSYFAIPHLKQSQGRIIGISSAAGWLRTPRLSMYSASKTAVISFYETLRVETGDEVGITLVTPGLVESEMTQGKFLNKEGRLVLDQELRDAEMSLMPVLPVKEAAEAIVDGACEGVKYLTVPAWVRQSIYWKVFSPETLEWCNRILLMSRSGDETNTLSKKILDISGLKDLVYPDTIQSPQIREH